A genomic region of Caenorhabditis elegans chromosome V contains the following coding sequences:
- the Y59A8B.25 gene encoding DUF727 domain-containing protein (Confirmed by transcript evidence), translated as MASNFLKQITKLSLQLTDYKGALGSIREEIEKFAEIREYPRIGQLGIGLVIVNLALEDSVAALKDYGWVICQSPDFQTSEDGRVCENLIGFYEAGDDESFQNVLKCGALRSMDNEYLRVMKILKAPSGNAGLGDGQEDDDDEGLC; from the exons ATGGCGAGCAATTTCTTGAAacaaatcacaaaattatCACTACAATTGACTGATTATAAAGGAGCACTCGGATCGATTCGggaggaaattgagaaattcgcCGAAATTCGG gaATATCCACGTATTGGCCAACTCGGAATCGGTCTTGTTATAGTGAATTTGGCTCTGGAAGATTCAGTGGCGGCTCTCAAAGATTATGGATGGGTTATTTG tcaATCTCCGGATTTTCAAACATCAGAAGATGGACGTGTATGTGAGAATCTTATCGGATTCTATGAGGCTGGCGATGATGAAAGTTTCCAGAATGTACTGAAATGTGGAGCCCTACGGTCTATGGACAATGAG tatctCCGAGtgatgaaaattctaaaagcaCCGTCTGGAAATGCGGGACTCGGTGACGGACAAGAAGATGACGATGATGAAGGATTATGTTGA
- the ebp-3 gene encoding EB1 C-terminal domain-containing protein (Partially confirmed by transcript evidence), with amino-acid sequence MQARNGEGLPTEGGPAAGASAKTPSRMPARSVPQKPVTTMRTPAATPAAPPTRPTPSRSSAAPRATAPTPTAAPPKTCAPPVRSASTVAAAAAAAPPGVDMATFNKLKEELEEVTRQLTESDNVIASLEKERDFYFSKLRTIEVICQDNESIGNVEVNRVLEVLYETEEGFAPPEDEANGGAEAEEF; translated from the exons ATGCAAGCACGTAATGGAGAAGGTCTTCCGACTGAAGGGGGTCCAGCTGCTGGAGCTTCAGCGAAGACTCCGTCGAGAATGCCGGCTAGAAGTGTTCCGCA aaaaccagTGACCACAATGAGAACTCCAGCCGCCACCCCGGCTGCTCCACCAACCCGTCCAACTCCATCCCGTTCTTCAGCTGCTCCGAGAGCAACAGCTCCAACTCCAACAGCAGCACCTCCAAAAACTTGTGCACCGCCCGTTCGTTCTGCATCAACCGTAGCAgcggctgctgctgctgcacCACCGGGAGTCGATATGGCGacatttaataaattaaaagaagAACTGGAAGAAGTTACACGTCAGCTGACAGAATCTGACAATGTTATTGCAAGTctggaaaaagaaagagaCTTTTATTTTAGTAAACTTCGAACGATTGAAGTTATTTGTCAGGATAATGAATCGATTGGAAATGTTGAAGTTAATCGAGTTTTGGAg GTTCTCTACGAGACGGAAGAAGGATTCGCACCACCAGAAGACGAGGCAAATGGCGGAGCAGAAGCCGAAGAATTCTAa
- the Y59A8B.8 gene encoding Gamma-soluble NSF attachment protein (Confirmed by transcript evidence), with protein MSNTARLKEAAECERKAEDCMKTSMIKLKFKPDFDGAASAMERASVCYRNAQDPKKAAGSLLKAAEYYEQNRNLFHAAKAREGAAMLLRDIKEFSEAVVLFEKAINGYAESGSLDTAAMTVEKAADVLKNDNPKEALQIYQRGLALVQQSDRAKMASNFLKQITKLSLQLTDYKGALGSIREEIEKFAEIREYPRIGQLGIGLVIVNLALEDSVAALKDYGWVICQSPDFQTSEDGRVCENLIGFYEAGDDESFQNVLKCGALRSMDNEYLRVMKILKAPSGNAGLGDGQEDDDDEGLC; from the exons atgtcaaATACAGCTCGTCTGAAGGAGGCCGCTGAATGTGAGCGTAAAGCTGAAGATTGTATGAAGACTTCAATGATTAAGCTCAAATTTAAGCCTGATTTTGATGGAGCCGCTTCGGCGATGGAGAGGGCTTCTGTTTGTTATAG aaacgctCAGGACCCGAAAAAAGCAGCCGGTTCTCTACTGAAAGCCGCCGAATATTATGAACAGAATCGAAATTTATTCCACGCTGCAAA agccCGCGAAGGAGCCGCAATGTTGCTTCGTGACAtcaaagaattttcagaagccgtcgttttattcgaaaaagcAATTAATGGTTATGCGGAGAGTGGAAGTCTCGATACGGCGGCGATGACTGTCGAAAAAGCTGcagatgttctgaaaaatgataatcCTAAGGAAGCACTTCAG atttacCAACGTGGATTGGCTTTGGTCCAACAATCGGATCGTGCAAAAATGGCGAGCAATTTCTTGAAacaaatcacaaaattatCACTACAATTGACTGATTATAAAGGAGCACTCGGATCGATTCGggaggaaattgagaaattcgcCGAAATTCGG gaATATCCACGTATTGGCCAACTCGGAATCGGTCTTGTTATAGTGAATTTGGCTCTGGAAGATTCAGTGGCGGCTCTCAAAGATTATGGATGGGTTATTTG tcaATCTCCGGATTTTCAAACATCAGAAGATGGACGTGTATGTGAGAATCTTATCGGATTCTATGAGGCTGGCGATGATGAAAGTTTCCAGAATGTACTGAAATGTGGAGCCCTACGGTCTATGGACAATGAG tatctCCGAGtgatgaaaattctaaaagcaCCGTCTGGAAATGCGGGACTCGGTGACGGACAAGAAGATGACGATGATGAAGGATTATGTTGA